In a single window of the Deinococcus misasensis DSM 22328 genome:
- a CDS encoding diacylglycerol/lipid kinase family protein — protein MQATLIYNQNAGGSNRVTPEDLLHALENIGYRPIYEATSSEEDLQRVLGDATGTVFVAGGDGTIRAAALHLLHKEVVLGIIPMGTANNIGRTLGIVGEPLDIIQRFAQSHTVPFDVGRVHAPWGEDHFLEACGCGLYADVLAAYNPENGKSPMRALQAMSGTLAGYEPVPVVLAVDQEDLSGSHLMTEILNTQATGPRMRLAPLASPSDGAFDVVTVQQDQRDSMFSYLGALISGNFTDLSSVNHQQGQCIELLWQGQPFHVDGEVRPSGATGRLDGAEGQIQIELLSGALTMLVPHQGVDDGQ, from the coding sequence ATGCAAGCGACATTGATTTACAACCAGAATGCTGGAGGCAGCAACCGCGTCACCCCCGAGGATCTGCTGCACGCCCTTGAGAACATCGGCTATCGTCCCATCTATGAAGCCACATCCAGTGAGGAAGACCTGCAAAGGGTGCTGGGAGATGCCACAGGCACGGTGTTTGTGGCTGGAGGAGACGGCACCATCCGTGCGGCTGCACTGCACCTGCTGCACAAAGAGGTGGTGCTGGGGATCATTCCAATGGGCACCGCCAACAACATCGGGCGCACCCTCGGGATTGTGGGAGAACCTCTGGACATCATCCAGAGGTTTGCCCAGTCCCACACGGTCCCATTCGATGTGGGAAGGGTGCATGCCCCCTGGGGCGAAGACCATTTTCTGGAAGCCTGCGGATGTGGCCTTTATGCCGATGTGCTTGCTGCCTACAACCCCGAAAACGGCAAAAGCCCCATGCGTGCCCTGCAAGCCATGAGCGGCACCCTCGCAGGATATGAACCGGTGCCAGTGGTGCTGGCCGTGGACCAAGAAGACCTCTCGGGCAGCCACCTGATGACCGAAATCCTGAACACACAAGCCACCGGACCCCGCATGCGCCTTGCACCTCTGGCCTCGCCGTCAGATGGGGCGTTTGATGTGGTCACGGTGCAGCAGGACCAGAGGGACAGCATGTTCAGCTATCTGGGGGCACTGATTTCTGGCAATTTCACCGACCTCTCCAGCGTGAACCACCAGCAAGGACAGTGCATTGAACTGCTCTGGCAGGGGCAGCCTTTTCATGTGGATGGAGAAGTGCGCCCCTCGGGAGCCACGGGACGACTGGACGGGGCAGAAGGTCAAATCCAGATCGAATTGCTCTCAGGTGCCCTGACCATGC
- a CDS encoding DUF1206 domain-containing protein: MNPHKTGNDLKNNVTAGAQQTKAQMKQKVTQAAPWLEKLARFGYFSKGVVYLTIAFLSLKGVVQQSRNAADARGALEYLGRTTLSDVLLIVLAIGLVGYSLWQFIRSLLDPEDQGHKFKGIFKRIGYFFSSIAYLTLAWAAVRVSLLKDRVWEQQSEEQWAQRLFDLPFGRELVGIVGVVFLAVAVNQIYVAVRASFMKRIESWHLDPQKQRMLVSIGRIGITARGLVAGMIGWLFLKAAYYVDAEKAGGMSEAIRNFERAPGGIITYSLIALGMLLYGLYAWIQAAYRRIPFEKA, translated from the coding sequence ATGAACCCCCACAAAACTGGAAATGATTTGAAAAACAATGTCACAGCAGGTGCACAGCAAACCAAGGCCCAGATGAAGCAGAAAGTCACGCAGGCAGCCCCATGGCTGGAAAAACTCGCCCGTTTCGGGTATTTCAGCAAAGGGGTGGTGTACCTGACCATCGCTTTCCTGTCCCTGAAAGGGGTGGTGCAGCAAAGCCGCAACGCTGCGGATGCCAGAGGAGCACTGGAATACCTCGGACGCACCACTTTATCGGATGTGCTGCTCATTGTGCTGGCGATTGGTCTGGTGGGGTACAGCCTCTGGCAATTCATCCGGTCTTTGCTGGACCCTGAAGACCAGGGCCACAAATTCAAGGGCATCTTCAAACGCATCGGGTATTTTTTCAGCAGCATTGCCTACCTGACCCTTGCGTGGGCTGCGGTTCGGGTGTCTCTCTTGAAAGACCGGGTGTGGGAGCAACAGTCCGAGGAACAGTGGGCCCAGAGGCTTTTTGACCTGCCTTTTGGCCGCGAACTGGTGGGCATTGTGGGGGTGGTTTTTCTGGCGGTGGCCGTCAACCAGATTTATGTGGCGGTGCGGGCCTCGTTCATGAAGCGCATTGAAAGCTGGCATCTGGATCCCCAGAAACAAAGAATGCTGGTCTCCATTGGTCGAATTGGCATCACAGCACGGGGTCTGGTGGCAGGGATGATTGGCTGGTTGTTTCTGAAAGCGGCATATTATGTCGATGCAGAGAAAGCTGGAGGCATGTCCGAAGCCATCCGCAATTTTGAGCGGGCTCCGGGTGGCATCATCACTTACAGTCTGATCGCTCTGGGCATGCTTCTGTATGGACTGTACGCGTGGATTCAGGCCGCTTACCGCCGGATTCCCTTCGAGAAAGCCTGA
- a CDS encoding cellulase family glycosylhydrolase, producing the protein MNKMLGISIFSALFLASCGSLQSPSINQSIQSQATGGYVVQGANILDPMGKTFQVRGASVAYQTFIFNGQDHGGYDRANYLYLEPTLDDLKARGINLVRIFVTEPILTRTASWNNNQSYLTMLDRVIASANSRGMVALVTNSYRKYSSTNLAFVGKLAARYKDNPMVWLTPMNEPNCAGNTYDDIKCEDWANWKKEQNAYIGAIRNAQFKQPILINSISYSWDLTGVTSDKFKPTDPLQNLIYGAHCYGNEHLKWDAAQAADTDALWANLANTVPVVVDEVGADNGPGEFGNTFVNSLEWADGFMGYVENWINTRGGDGVIGFTSYTSDGNTLYQDAGYVKGNTPQPVLPLQPSLWGQIFFRHVKPPIQIY; encoded by the coding sequence ATGAACAAGATGCTTGGCATTTCCATCTTCAGCGCACTCTTTTTGGCCTCCTGCGGAAGTTTACAGAGCCCTTCCATCAACCAGAGCATTCAATCCCAAGCCACAGGGGGTTATGTGGTTCAGGGCGCGAACATTCTGGACCCGATGGGCAAAACCTTTCAGGTGAGGGGGGCCAGCGTGGCGTACCAGACTTTCATTTTCAACGGTCAGGACCACGGCGGATACGACCGGGCCAACTACCTGTACCTTGAACCGACGCTCGACGACCTGAAAGCCAGAGGCATCAATCTGGTGCGGATTTTCGTGACCGAGCCCATCCTGACCCGCACCGCATCATGGAACAACAACCAGTCTTACCTGACCATGCTGGACCGGGTGATTGCCTCTGCAAACAGCCGGGGGATGGTGGCTCTGGTGACCAACTCTTACCGCAAGTACAGCAGCACCAATCTGGCGTTTGTGGGCAAACTGGCCGCACGGTACAAAGACAATCCGATGGTCTGGCTCACCCCCATGAATGAGCCCAATTGCGCTGGAAACACCTACGATGACATCAAATGTGAAGACTGGGCCAACTGGAAAAAAGAACAGAACGCCTACATTGGTGCCATTCGCAATGCCCAGTTCAAACAGCCAATTTTGATCAACAGCATCAGCTACTCGTGGGACCTGACCGGCGTCACCAGCGACAAATTCAAACCCACCGATCCATTGCAGAACCTGATTTACGGTGCACACTGTTATGGGAATGAACACCTCAAATGGGACGCAGCACAGGCCGCAGACACCGACGCACTGTGGGCGAATCTGGCGAACACCGTCCCTGTGGTGGTGGATGAGGTCGGCGCGGACAACGGTCCTGGCGAATTCGGAAACACCTTTGTGAACAGTCTGGAGTGGGCAGATGGCTTCATGGGCTACGTGGAAAACTGGATCAACACCAGAGGCGGAGACGGGGTGATCGGGTTCACCAGTTACACCTCCGATGGCAACACCCTGTATCAGGACGCAGGTTATGTCAAAGGCAACACCCCGCAGCCCGTGCTGCCCCTTCAGCCTTCCCTCTGGGGCCAGATTTTCTTCAGGCACGTCAAACCGCCCATCCAGATCTACTGA
- a CDS encoding response regulator transcription factor, with the protein MKILIIEDDPDILQSLGEVVEHAQHQAERVACAQDARALLNLYPFDAIICDVGLPEGPRAGFELVQELRSKGIRTPVMYLTGLDSLEDTIHGLDAGGDDYILKPFRVPELLARLRAHLRRSRPELIHRLEHLDLVIEWESKKVWKAGQELRLTQKEYLLLELLASHRGRIFSRDELLDRVWDGEFQSSTNLVDVYISMLRKKLGEGHIENIRGRGYRFAEA; encoded by the coding sequence ATGAAAATCCTGATCATTGAAGACGACCCCGACATCCTGCAGAGCCTCGGTGAAGTGGTGGAACATGCCCAGCATCAGGCCGAGCGTGTAGCCTGCGCACAGGATGCCAGAGCTTTGCTGAACCTCTACCCCTTTGACGCCATCATCTGCGATGTGGGTTTGCCTGAAGGACCTCGGGCAGGTTTTGAACTGGTTCAAGAACTGCGCAGCAAAGGCATCCGAACGCCCGTGATGTACCTGACCGGTCTGGACAGTCTGGAAGACACCATCCATGGGCTGGACGCAGGCGGAGACGATTACATCCTGAAACCTTTCCGGGTGCCCGAGTTGCTGGCCCGTTTGCGTGCCCACCTCCGGCGCTCAAGGCCCGAGTTGATCCACCGTCTGGAGCATCTGGATCTGGTGATCGAATGGGAAAGCAAAAAAGTCTGGAAAGCTGGACAGGAACTTCGCCTCACCCAGAAAGAGTACCTGTTGCTGGAGTTGCTGGCCTCCCACCGGGGACGGATCTTCAGCCGGGATGAATTGCTGGACCGGGTCTGGGATGGGGAGTTTCAGTCCTCCACCAATCTGGTGGACGTGTACATCAGCATGCTGCGCAAAAAACTCGGGGAAGGCCACATCGAAAACATCCGTGGGCGGGGCTACCGGTTTGCAGAAGCCTGA
- a CDS encoding sensor histidine kinase has translation MHWSIRNKLLLLCLGVVLCGFALESLLTGVFYRRVVDLYSQERVTRLATFMSGVMQWWFDGDEAPDPGDSDWLRSELGPAQSMVYHVDLKTGRYSTTPVWKSMKSTLPPLDPEGLQTLARNMQVSEVTCICGAYRVASKREWKYIVQVALPLSIDQQNMQGFRQTTLLVGGGVFLLVGLLTWLIAQSITRPLEELSDRARKLERSPVFPHQQRKDEVGVLSRALQEGLQEVQSAREREKRFLAAASHELRTPITALLLSIEQDARKARTMQDHQKTLSRVHATALRLRELSSNLLTLVKPQSASHLTLDFTLMVGGVIDELMPMAAEKGLWLEFNGDPVKFSGDPHALRQMVTNLVSNSIKFTTQGEIQVHIQSQPEGLLLTVADTGMGFPGNAEDLFQPFARGSGAAQWTAGSGLGLAVVQEVVQAHQGNIALKNRETGGALASVWLPHR, from the coding sequence GTGCACTGGAGCATCCGCAACAAACTGCTGCTGCTGTGCCTCGGGGTGGTGCTGTGCGGATTCGCGCTGGAATCGCTGCTGACCGGGGTGTTTTACCGACGGGTGGTGGACCTGTACAGCCAGGAAAGGGTGACCCGTCTGGCCACCTTCATGTCTGGTGTGATGCAGTGGTGGTTTGACGGAGACGAAGCCCCCGACCCCGGAGATTCCGACTGGTTGCGCTCCGAACTGGGACCAGCCCAGTCGATGGTGTACCATGTGGACCTCAAAACCGGTCGGTACAGCACCACTCCGGTCTGGAAAAGCATGAAAAGCACCCTCCCCCCTCTGGACCCAGAGGGGCTTCAGACGCTGGCCCGCAACATGCAGGTGTCCGAAGTGACCTGCATCTGTGGGGCTTACCGGGTCGCCAGCAAACGGGAATGGAAGTACATCGTGCAGGTGGCCTTGCCGCTCAGCATTGACCAGCAGAACATGCAGGGGTTCAGGCAAACCACCTTGCTGGTGGGTGGAGGGGTGTTTTTGCTGGTGGGACTGCTCACCTGGCTGATCGCCCAGAGCATCACCCGACCTCTGGAAGAACTGTCTGACCGGGCGCGCAAACTGGAAAGAAGCCCGGTTTTTCCGCATCAGCAAAGGAAAGATGAAGTGGGGGTGCTGTCCAGAGCCCTGCAAGAAGGGCTGCAAGAGGTGCAAAGTGCCCGGGAACGTGAAAAGCGCTTTCTGGCTGCAGCGTCCCATGAACTTCGCACCCCGATCACCGCTTTGCTGCTGTCCATCGAACAGGATGCCCGCAAAGCCAGAACCATGCAGGACCACCAAAAAACCCTTTCGAGGGTGCACGCCACGGCCCTCAGGCTGCGTGAACTCAGCAGCAACCTGCTCACCCTCGTCAAACCCCAGAGTGCATCTCACCTGACACTGGATTTCACCCTCATGGTCGGCGGGGTGATCGATGAACTCATGCCGATGGCTGCAGAAAAAGGGCTGTGGCTGGAATTCAACGGCGATCCTGTGAAGTTCTCTGGAGATCCCCATGCCTTGCGCCAGATGGTCACCAATCTGGTTTCCAACAGCATCAAATTCACCACGCAGGGGGAAATTCAGGTGCACATCCAGAGCCAACCAGAGGGCCTTCTGCTGACCGTGGCAGACACCGGAATGGGTTTCCCCGGCAATGCAGAAGACCTGTTTCAGCCTTTTGCTCGGGGTTCAGGGGCGGCACAATGGACCGCAGGCTCAGGGCTGGGTCTGGCGGTGGTGCAAGAGGTGGTGCAGGCGCATCAGGGCAACATTGCATTGAAAAACCGGGAAACAGGGGGAGCTCTGGCCTCCGTCTGGCTTCCCCACCGGTGA
- a CDS encoding NAD-dependent malic enzyme produces the protein MKTSIPVSLQGRALLQDPFLNKGTAFTPEERQTFHLEGRLPPRVETLEEQIERMYAQYRENHSPLEKHLFLRSLQEYNRTLYYALLKKHVEEMLPIVYTPTVGEAIQTYSTNFREPRGLVVTRENYTRLDDILAEYDDTELVVATDSEGILGIGDQGFGGIGISIGKLTLYTLVAGFDPARTLPVVFDVGTDNQALLEDPYYLGLRESRLRGEAYFEMLDAFVTAFSKRFPGAVIQWEDFSRGNAFRVLERYQKVLPSFNDDIQGTGATALAGLIAATYQGKTLTDQRFMVLGAGAGGMGVTGQIYQGLLKMGLTPEEARSRIFLMGRGGLIMQGQPRVEAHQAPFAKTAQDIAGWTCAGEVPTMLETVQNAGITVLLGLSGAGGAFTEQIVRAVHQNTPRPIVFALSNPTHLAEVTPENALLWTDGQAIVATGSPFPDVYHNGQIYEIGQGNNTFIFPGVGRGVIAAGAKSIPDEVFTAAAFALAETVPAERLARGAVFPRISSLMQANQHVARKVAETILQLGLTYRTPAEVEEALQEPEWEPKYFTYVPVSVFELCSEKA, from the coding sequence GTGAAAACGTCCATCCCTGTTTCCCTGCAAGGCCGAGCCCTCTTGCAAGACCCTTTCCTCAACAAAGGTACCGCCTTCACCCCTGAAGAACGCCAGACCTTTCACCTCGAAGGCCGTCTGCCCCCCAGAGTGGAAACCCTTGAGGAGCAGATCGAGCGCATGTACGCCCAGTACAGGGAAAACCATTCTCCTCTGGAAAAGCATTTGTTTTTGCGCTCCCTGCAGGAGTACAACCGCACCCTGTATTACGCCCTCCTCAAAAAACACGTCGAGGAGATGCTGCCCATCGTGTACACCCCCACGGTGGGCGAAGCCATCCAGACCTACAGCACCAACTTCCGGGAACCCAGAGGCTTGGTGGTCACCCGCGAGAATTACACCCGTCTGGACGATATTCTTGCCGAATACGATGACACTGAACTGGTGGTTGCCACCGACTCAGAAGGCATCCTCGGGATTGGCGATCAGGGGTTTGGCGGCATCGGGATCAGCATCGGAAAACTGACCCTGTACACCTTGGTGGCGGGCTTTGATCCTGCCCGCACCTTGCCCGTGGTCTTCGATGTGGGCACCGACAATCAAGCCTTGCTGGAAGACCCGTACTATCTGGGCCTCCGGGAATCCCGATTGCGCGGTGAGGCATACTTTGAAATGCTGGACGCTTTTGTGACCGCCTTCAGCAAGCGTTTTCCCGGTGCGGTGATCCAGTGGGAGGATTTCAGCCGTGGCAATGCCTTCCGGGTGCTGGAGCGTTATCAGAAGGTGCTCCCCAGCTTCAACGATGACATTCAGGGCACCGGGGCCACCGCTCTGGCCGGACTGATTGCCGCAACCTATCAAGGAAAAACCCTGACCGACCAGAGGTTCATGGTGCTCGGGGCCGGGGCCGGAGGAATGGGCGTGACCGGCCAGATTTATCAGGGCCTCCTGAAAATGGGCCTGACCCCCGAGGAAGCCCGCAGCAGGATTTTCTTGATGGGCCGTGGGGGTCTGATCATGCAGGGGCAACCCAGAGTGGAAGCCCATCAGGCCCCTTTTGCCAAAACCGCGCAGGACATCGCAGGCTGGACCTGTGCCGGTGAGGTGCCCACCATGCTGGAAACCGTTCAGAACGCAGGCATCACGGTTCTGCTCGGGCTTTCTGGAGCAGGAGGGGCCTTCACGGAACAGATTGTGCGGGCCGTGCACCAGAACACCCCTAGGCCCATCGTTTTTGCCCTCTCCAATCCCACCCACCTTGCCGAAGTGACCCCAGAGAACGCCCTGCTCTGGACCGATGGACAGGCGATTGTGGCCACCGGAAGCCCTTTTCCAGATGTGTACCACAATGGCCAGATTTACGAGATCGGTCAGGGCAACAACACCTTCATTTTTCCCGGTGTGGGCCGAGGGGTCATTGCTGCAGGTGCAAAAAGCATTCCTGACGAGGTGTTCACGGCTGCAGCTTTTGCTCTGGCAGAAACCGTTCCTGCAGAAAGGCTTGCCAGAGGTGCAGTGTTCCCCAGAATTTCCAGTTTGATGCAGGCCAATCAACATGTGGCCCGCAAGGTGGCAGAAACCATTTTGCAGTTGGGCCTGACCTACAGGACCCCAGCAGAGGTTGAGGAGGCTTTGCAAGAGCCTGAATGGGAACCGAAGTATTTCACTTATGTTCCAGTTTCCGTTTTTGAACTTTGTTCTGAAAAAGCATAA
- a CDS encoding pilus assembly PilX N-terminal domain-containing protein gives MKIHKSQKHQKGAALVMTLGIMLIMVIVLLIAGQYTIKGMRTVEDQSATLEAQYVSESGLAWSKAYALQMKARFSGLQPTRKNVNDFLALVSGVCGSGQNTTLSSGCNLPTTEPQLTYAKQAISEFFRTWEGAPSSDTFWSNIFNDVEHQLNLGDGQQYTVYNVYSSNGTVTRQPLFSVTRLEWDFAPTTIQLTNGSTRTVNLMDAFRFCYDVGYYVSRGVTSDNGNRVVGQFPTSSTASTSSKCPTATGVGGGAANATDPRRNFIEVDAVGTQQDTTSNTIIKPPTTGIDFNNIAGAVGIEKIAQTTTSVTYQMCGQTSNGNSGACGNDRMYQVTYNFSANPPSVRCVQTSSGTNISVNLTDRNTLYKCQVRSQSNSASNNDFVYFLRDSNDDLVLILGGKTNGNNTIAEWNLVSGNLDLLSADNSDRFNKLYFVGDCLDSASGGGRNRGNSQTGIPISSNFCEEVTSANLYAELDNDLPDVVVPGQTTTITNYEFKPLSTNADLIFKGRWIQLTQGDL, from the coding sequence ATGAAGATCCACAAATCCCAAAAGCATCAAAAAGGTGCAGCTCTGGTGATGACACTTGGCATCATGCTGATCATGGTCATTGTGCTGTTGATTGCAGGCCAGTACACCATCAAAGGAATGCGCACCGTTGAAGACCAATCGGCCACCCTGGAAGCACAATATGTCAGTGAATCGGGCCTTGCATGGTCCAAAGCTTACGCACTGCAAATGAAAGCAAGGTTCTCTGGTCTTCAACCCACCCGCAAGAACGTCAATGATTTTCTGGCTCTGGTTTCAGGGGTGTGCGGATCGGGACAGAACACCACCCTGTCCAGTGGTTGCAACCTGCCCACCACAGAGCCCCAATTGACTTATGCAAAACAAGCCATCAGCGAATTTTTCAGAACCTGGGAAGGGGCACCGAGCAGCGACACCTTCTGGAGCAACATTTTCAATGACGTGGAACACCAACTGAACCTTGGAGATGGACAACAATACACCGTATACAACGTGTACAGTTCCAATGGGACGGTCACCCGGCAACCCCTGTTTTCGGTGACCCGCCTTGAATGGGATTTTGCCCCCACCACCATTCAATTGACCAACGGTTCCACCCGCACCGTCAACCTGATGGATGCTTTCCGTTTCTGTTACGACGTGGGTTATTACGTGTCTCGGGGTGTCACTTCAGACAATGGCAACCGTGTGGTGGGCCAATTCCCAACGTCCAGCACTGCCTCGACATCCAGCAAATGCCCCACCGCCACAGGTGTGGGTGGTGGAGCTGCAAATGCCACAGATCCCCGGCGCAATTTCATTGAAGTGGATGCGGTGGGCACTCAACAAGACACCACTTCCAATACCATCATCAAACCACCCACCACAGGCATTGACTTCAACAACATCGCAGGAGCTGTGGGCATCGAAAAAATCGCCCAGACCACCACTTCGGTGACTTACCAGATGTGTGGGCAGACCAGCAACGGAAACTCTGGAGCTTGCGGCAACGACCGTATGTATCAAGTCACTTACAATTTTTCTGCAAATCCGCCTTCGGTGCGTTGCGTGCAGACCAGCTCAGGAACCAACATCTCTGTGAACTTGACCGACAGGAACACCCTTTACAAGTGTCAGGTGCGTTCCCAGAGCAACTCTGCCAGCAACAACGATTTTGTGTACTTCCTGCGTGACAGCAACGATGACCTGGTGCTCATTCTGGGTGGAAAAACCAATGGCAACAACACCATTGCCGAATGGAATCTGGTGTCCGGCAATCTGGACCTGTTGTCTGCAGACAACAGTGACCGTTTCAACAAATTGTACTTTGTGGGTGATTGTTTGGATTCTGCCAGCGGTGGTGGCAGAAACCGGGGCAATTCACAAACTGGAATTCCCATCTCCTCAAATTTTTGTGAGGAAGTCACTTCAGCCAACCTGTACGCTGAGCTGGACAACGACCTGCCCGATGTGGTGGTGCCTGGTCAAACCACCACCATCACCAACTATGAATTCAAACCTTTGTCCACCAACGCAGATTTGATTTTCAAAGGACGCTGGATTCAACTGACCCAGGGAGACTTGTGA
- a CDS encoding pilus assembly FimT family protein, producing the protein MERSRRDGVAGFSLIEILMVLVVLGILMSLGISSYVRELQKRTFQQDVMAMLYPIEEARSTSVKTSRDQTVQLSASGNNIVLTWGSKTLRFNNLTMCVPSGAGCATTTQFTYRSPHGEVCWGNPCVTMDQAIRFSRNNNSLQLVLQGVFGYASIRDLQ; encoded by the coding sequence ATGGAACGTTCCAGAAGGGATGGTGTTGCAGGTTTCAGCCTCATCGAAATTTTGATGGTGCTGGTGGTGCTGGGCATCCTGATGAGTCTGGGGATCTCCAGTTACGTGCGCGAACTGCAAAAAAGAACTTTTCAACAGGATGTGATGGCCATGCTCTATCCCATCGAAGAGGCCCGGTCCACCAGTGTCAAAACCTCCAGGGACCAGACCGTGCAACTCTCGGCTTCTGGCAACAACATTGTGCTCACCTGGGGCAGCAAAACCCTCAGGTTCAACAACCTGACCATGTGTGTGCCCTCGGGAGCCGGGTGTGCCACCACCACGCAATTCACTTACCGTTCCCCCCATGGTGAGGTGTGCTGGGGAAACCCATGCGTCACCATGGATCAGGCCATTCGTTTCAGCCGCAACAACAATTCTCTCCAACTCGTTCTGCAAGGGGTTTTTGGATATGCGTCCATCCGCGACCTGCAATGA
- a CDS encoding type II secretion system protein: MNTQRQKGFTLVEILISLGIIGFVLGTAVLQISSLYKTNRTNASVVNVNTLAANELENIKQNWSENINWEAGTYTPTASNIAFSCANWMNLDVPPTVFGSSCVGASYLKRVKLVIRGSDNKAITVFLDIAKPT; encoded by the coding sequence TTGAACACACAGCGACAGAAGGGTTTCACGCTGGTGGAAATCCTGATTTCTCTGGGCATCATCGGTTTTGTCCTTGGAACAGCTGTGCTGCAAATTTCAAGCCTCTACAAGACCAACCGCACCAATGCGAGTGTGGTGAACGTGAACACCCTGGCCGCCAACGAGCTGGAAAACATCAAACAGAACTGGTCTGAAAACATCAACTGGGAAGCAGGAACGTACACCCCCACAGCGTCCAACATTGCGTTTTCTTGTGCCAACTGGATGAATCTGGATGTCCCTCCCACCGTGTTTGGCAGCAGTTGCGTGGGAGCCAGTTACCTGAAGCGGGTCAAACTGGTGATCAGGGGTTCAGACAACAAAGCCATCACCGTGTTTCTGGACATTGCCAAACCCACCTGA
- a CDS encoding PulJ/GspJ family protein, whose protein sequence is MTHLKPSSRQAGLTLIELLVAMLMVSILFVAVYRIFNLGLTTSMETSTRADLDTETQKVQQLMVNRIKEADRFVAPTAVTFQDTQSAGQTAYLPASTLSAQQIVVVRLPSKNSPDLCDLYAYYVVPSEALANAALPIQRRLAQATPGAVSLIEGRNATPFQCTSSSYPAISQLRLLHPSLRSNTGFVVNAYSIAGVQKGVVFSLQGHRQAGSRTITAHSYQVKVLARNL, encoded by the coding sequence ATGACCCACCTCAAACCTTCATCCCGTCAGGCTGGATTGACCCTGATTGAACTGCTGGTGGCCATGTTGATGGTGTCCATCTTGTTTGTGGCCGTGTACCGGATTTTCAATCTGGGCCTGACCACCTCCATGGAAACCTCAACCCGGGCGGATCTGGACACCGAAACCCAGAAAGTCCAGCAATTGATGGTGAACCGCATCAAAGAAGCAGACCGCTTTGTGGCCCCCACCGCAGTCACTTTTCAGGACACCCAGTCTGCTGGACAGACCGCCTACCTGCCAGCATCCACGCTGTCTGCGCAGCAGATTGTGGTGGTGCGTTTGCCTTCCAAAAACAGCCCGGATTTGTGTGACCTTTATGCCTATTATGTGGTGCCCTCTGAAGCCCTTGCAAATGCTGCACTGCCGATCCAGAGGCGTCTGGCTCAGGCAACCCCTGGAGCGGTCAGCCTGATTGAAGGCAGAAACGCCACCCCGTTCCAGTGCACCAGCAGCTCCTATCCAGCGATTTCCCAGCTGAGGCTCTTGCATCCTTCCCTGCGAAGCAACACCGGCTTTGTGGTGAATGCCTACTCCATTGCTGGGGTGCAAAAAGGGGTGGTGTTCAGCCTGCAAGGCCACCGTCAGGCAGGCAGTCGCACCATCACGGCCCACAGTTATCAGGTGAAAGTGCTGGCCCGAAACCTCTGA
- a CDS encoding response regulator transcription factor: protein MRKWHILLLEDDPGLQELLATQLQMTGYKVQACSTLEEAYQHLGNWTPDVVILDLNLPDGDGLDLIPTVQSLGNLPVLVITARGSVADRVQGLSQGADDYLIKPFALDEFDARLKALLRRVHPQEQVLYLSGTSLDIQKCTLGHEGRSVMLTDHEVRIMEFLMQNASRVVSREVLEQHVYGFYSPASNSFEVRVSLLRKKLRQIGSQLNIRALRKTGYALFVES from the coding sequence ATGCGAAAATGGCACATTCTCCTTCTTGAAGACGATCCCGGCTTGCAGGAATTGCTGGCCACCCAGTTGCAAATGACTGGTTACAAGGTGCAAGCGTGCAGCACCCTCGAAGAAGCCTACCAACACCTGGGAAACTGGACCCCGGATGTGGTGATTCTGGACCTCAACCTGCCCGATGGTGATGGTCTGGACCTGATTCCCACTGTGCAAAGCCTTGGCAATTTGCCGGTTCTGGTGATCACCGCCAGAGGCAGCGTGGCTGACCGGGTGCAGGGCCTCAGTCAGGGTGCCGACGATTACCTGATCAAGCCTTTCGCTCTGGATGAATTTGATGCACGCCTCAAAGCCCTCCTCAGGCGGGTGCACCCGCAGGAACAGGTGCTGTACCTCTCGGGGACCAGTCTGGACATTCAAAAATGCACCCTGGGTCATGAAGGCAGAAGCGTGATGCTCACCGACCATGAAGTCAGAATCATGGAATTTCTGATGCAGAATGCTTCCCGTGTGGTGAGTCGAGAGGTGCTGGAACAGCACGTTTACGGTTTTTACTCTCCTGCTTCCAACAGTTTCGAAGTGCGGGTGTCTTTGTTGCGCAAAAAATTGCGTCAGATTGGCAGCCAGCTCAACATCCGGGCACTGCGCAAAACAGGATATGCTCTGTTTGTTGAAAGCTGA